In the Arachis ipaensis cultivar K30076 chromosome B10, Araip1.1, whole genome shotgun sequence genome, one interval contains:
- the LOC107621225 gene encoding uncharacterized protein LOC107621225, with the protein MKFDGSLERYKARLVAKGGDSTTFLIVYVDDIIIVGPTQASVNVVNDSVQAIFKLKILGDLKFFLGLELARSQHGISLCQRKYTLSLLEDTGYVNCKPANIPIEANLELRAAEGEPVPDPSAYRRLVGRLMYLTISRPDITFAVVKLAQYMSDPRMPLLNDVHHVLC; encoded by the exons ATGAAATTTGATGGCTCTCTTGAGAGGTACAAGGCACGGTTGGTTGCAAAGGG TGGTGATTCAACTACATTCTTGATTGTGTATGTTGACGATATCATCATAGTTGGGCCAACACAAGCATCCGTGAATGTTGTAAATGACAGTGTTCAAGCTATCTTCAAGTTAAAGATCTTGGGTGACCTCAAATTTTTCTTGGGTTTGGAGTTGGCGAGATCGCAGCACGGTATCTCTTTATGCCAACGAAAATATACTCTTTCTCTTCTGGAAGATACGGGTTATGTCAATTGTAAACCCGCAAACATACCCATAGAAGCTAACCTCGAGCTTCGAGCTGCAGAGGGTGAGCCAGTACCAGACCCATCTGCCTATCGCAGACTTGTTGGGAGGTTAATGTACCTCACTATATCCAGACCGGACATCACTTTCGCTGTTGTAAAACTTGCACAGTACATGTCTGATCCAAGAATGCCACTTTTAAATGATGTTCATCACGTCTTGTGCTAG